The Streptomyces sp. DH-12 genome has a window encoding:
- a CDS encoding ATP-binding cassette domain-containing protein, with protein sequence MVHVSATPVLALRGVSKRFGAVQALTDVELEVHAGEVVALVGDNGAGKSTLVKTIAGVHPIDEGVIEWDGRPVQISKPHDAQNLGIATVYQDLALCDNIDVVGNLYLGRELRRRGVLDEVEMERRSRELLDTLSIRIPSVRIPIASLSGGQRQVVAIARSMLGEPKLVILDEPTAALGVEQTAQVLDLVERLRERGHAVILISHNMADVKAVADKVAVLRLGRNNGVFEVKSTSQEEIISAITGATDNAVTRRAARTNGEITK encoded by the coding sequence ATGGTTCACGTGTCCGCTACGCCCGTGCTGGCGTTGCGCGGGGTCTCCAAGCGGTTCGGTGCCGTCCAGGCGCTCACCGACGTCGAGCTTGAGGTCCACGCCGGTGAAGTGGTCGCCCTGGTGGGCGACAACGGTGCCGGAAAGTCCACGCTGGTCAAGACGATCGCCGGCGTGCACCCCATCGATGAAGGCGTCATCGAGTGGGACGGCAGGCCCGTGCAGATCAGCAAGCCGCACGACGCCCAGAACCTGGGCATCGCGACGGTGTACCAGGACCTCGCGCTGTGCGACAACATCGACGTCGTCGGCAACCTCTACCTGGGCCGGGAGCTGCGCAGGCGCGGCGTCCTGGACGAGGTGGAGATGGAGCGCCGCTCCCGCGAGCTCCTCGACACCCTGTCGATCCGCATCCCCAGCGTCCGCATCCCGATCGCCTCGCTGTCCGGTGGGCAGCGCCAGGTGGTCGCCATCGCCCGGTCCATGCTCGGCGAGCCCAAGCTGGTCATCCTGGACGAGCCCACCGCCGCCCTCGGCGTCGAGCAGACCGCACAGGTCCTCGACCTGGTCGAGCGGCTGCGCGAGCGCGGCCACGCGGTCATCCTCATCAGCCACAACATGGCGGACGTGAAGGCCGTGGCGGACAAGGTCGCCGTCCTGCGTCTCGGACGCAACAACGGCGTCTTCGAGGTCAAGTCGACCTCGCAGGAAGAAATCATCTCCGCCATCACGGGCGCCACGGACAACGCCGTGACCCGTCGTGCGGCGCGCACCAATGGGGAGATCACGAAGTGA
- a CDS encoding sugar ABC transporter substrate-binding protein, with product MRRAAFAIAAGAMAVSLAACGSAAESGDKSDSGESAAAKGDDIKVGLLLPENQTARYEKLDKPLIEKKVKELTNNKGEVVYANAKQDASLQNQQVDTMVTNKVDVLIVDAVDSKAIAGSVKKAKDAGIPVVAYDRLAEGPIDAYTSFDNVTVGKTQGEALLEALGDKAKDGQIVMMNGSSTDPNAAMFKEGAHSVLDGKVKIGREYDTKEWKPENANANMEGAISALGKDKIVGVYSANDGMAGGIITALKAAGMKNIPVTGQDAELAGVQRIVTGEQYMSVYKPYPQEAEVAAEMAVALAQGKSLDSIAKDKVDSPTTKGIPSVIVPVVSLTQDNINDTVIKDGIYTVQEICAGKYKAACDKIGLK from the coding sequence ATGCGTCGTGCCGCCTTCGCCATCGCCGCGGGTGCGATGGCCGTCTCGCTCGCCGCCTGTGGCAGCGCCGCGGAGTCCGGCGACAAGAGCGACTCGGGTGAATCCGCCGCCGCCAAGGGTGACGACATCAAGGTCGGTCTGCTCCTGCCGGAGAACCAGACCGCGCGGTACGAGAAGCTCGACAAGCCCTTGATCGAGAAGAAGGTCAAGGAGCTCACGAACAACAAGGGCGAGGTGGTCTACGCCAACGCCAAGCAGGACGCCAGCCTGCAGAACCAGCAGGTCGACACGATGGTGACCAACAAGGTCGACGTGCTCATCGTGGACGCGGTGGACTCCAAGGCCATCGCCGGCTCCGTGAAGAAGGCCAAGGACGCGGGCATCCCCGTCGTCGCCTACGACCGCCTCGCCGAGGGCCCGATCGACGCCTACACGTCGTTCGACAACGTGACCGTCGGCAAGACGCAGGGCGAGGCCCTGCTCGAGGCGCTGGGCGACAAGGCCAAGGACGGCCAGATCGTCATGATGAACGGCTCCTCCACCGACCCGAACGCCGCCATGTTCAAGGAGGGCGCGCACTCCGTCCTCGACGGCAAGGTCAAGATCGGGCGCGAGTACGACACCAAGGAGTGGAAGCCCGAGAACGCCAACGCCAACATGGAGGGCGCCATCTCCGCCCTCGGCAAGGACAAGATCGTCGGCGTCTACTCCGCCAACGACGGCATGGCGGGCGGCATCATCACCGCCCTCAAGGCCGCGGGCATGAAGAACATCCCGGTCACCGGCCAGGACGCCGAACTCGCGGGCGTGCAGCGCATCGTGACCGGTGAGCAGTACATGAGCGTCTACAAGCCGTACCCGCAGGAGGCGGAGGTCGCCGCGGAGATGGCCGTCGCGCTGGCCCAGGGCAAGTCGCTGGACTCCATCGCCAAGGACAAGGTCGACAGCCCCACCACCAAGGGGATCCCGTCGGTGATCGTCCCGGTCGTCTCGCTGACCCAGGACAACATCAACGACACCGTGATCAAGGACGGCATCTACACCGTCCAGGAGATCTGCGCCGGCAAGTACAAGGCCGCCTGCGACAAGATCGGCCTCAAGTAA